A portion of the Candidatus Pristimantibacillus lignocellulolyticus genome contains these proteins:
- a CDS encoding YolD-like family protein, with protein sequence MIPKPKKGNAKPKRPTRDEFELEELGERLVEAKNENTIVELEVWNWEDNVIGCIVVMDSRTKLVHVSKDGEITKVPFLDIMKVSNANY encoded by the coding sequence ATGATACCGAAACCAAAAAAGGGTAATGCGAAACCAAAACGTCCAACTCGAGATGAGTTTGAATTAGAGGAATTAGGAGAACGATTAGTTGAAGCAAAAAATGAAAATACTATCGTAGAGTTAGAAGTATGGAATTGGGAAGATAATGTAATAGGGTGTATTGTTGTAATGGACTCGCGTACGAAGCTAGTACATGTAAGTAAAGATGGAGAAATTACTAAAGTTCCTTTTTTGGATATTATGAAAGTTAGCAATGCAAATTATTAA